Proteins encoded together in one Gouania willdenowi unplaced genomic scaffold, fGouWil2.1 scaffold_424_arrow_ctg1, whole genome shotgun sequence window:
- the LOC114460323 gene encoding LOW QUALITY PROTEIN: 5-hydroxytryptamine receptor 5A-like (The sequence of the model RefSeq protein was modified relative to this genomic sequence to represent the inferred CDS: inserted 1 base in 1 codon) — protein MASPNSSTLTTNFTGALDDNDFEGNLYRPFSVFSVLTLTLLAMLVVATFVWNLLVLVTILRVRTFHRVPHNLVASMAISDVMVAALVMPLSLVHELNNRMWKLGRVLCQVWISFDVLCCTASIWNVTAIALDRYWSITRHLEYTLKTRKKISNIMIVLTWLLSSIISLSPLFGWGETYSEXMKCQVSQEPSYTIFSTFGAFYLPLCVVLFVYWKIYKAAKFRIGSRKKNTITPMAEVNICFVIVKEEIQHPQMVFTVRHATVTFQTDGDTWREQKEKKAALMVGILIGVFVLCWIPFFITELIVPLCSCDIPPILKSIFLWLGYSNSFFNPLIYTAFNKNYNNALRNLFSRQR, from the exons ATGGCGTCTCCAAACAGCAGCACACTAACCACCAACTTCACAGGAGCTTTGGACGACAATGACTTTGAAGGAAACCTCTACCGACCCTTCTCCGTTTTCAGCGTGCTAACTCTGACTTTACTCGCTATGCTGGTTGTGGCCACCTTTGTGTGGAACCTGTTGGTGCTGGTGACCATCCTGAGGGTGAGGACTTTTCACCGAGTGCCCCACAACCTGGTGGCTTCCATGGCAATCTCAGACGTGATGGTAGCCGCCCTGGTGATGCCTTTGAGCTTAGTGCACGAGCTGAACAACAGGATGTGGAAGCTGGGCCGGGTGTTGTGTCAGGTGTGGATCTCGTTTGATGTGCTCTGCTGTACAGCCAGCATCTGGAACGTGACCGCCATCGCACTGGACCGATACTGGTCCATCACCAGGCACCTAGAGTACACTCTTAAGACACGTAAAAAGATTTCCAATATCATGATTGTTCTTACATGGCTGCTGTCCTCCATTATCTCCTTGTCGCCTCTTTTTGGTTGGGGCGAGACTTACTCAG GGATGAAGTGCCAGGTGAGCCAGGAGCCGTCCTACACAATCTTCTCCACCTTTGGAGCGTTTTACCTCCCCCTGTGCGTGGTTCTGTTTGTTTACTGGAAGATCTACAAGGCTGCCAAGTTTCGGATAGGCTCTCGCAAGAAGAATACAATCACTCCAATGGCCGAGGTGAATATTTGCTTTGTTATT GTAAAGGAAGAAATCCAGCATCCCCAGATGGTGTTTACGGTACGCCACGCCACCGTTACCTTCCAGACAGATGGGGACACTTGGCGTGAGCAGAAGGAGAAGAAGGCAGCGTTGATGGTAGGGATTTTAATTGGTGTGTTTGTCCTCTGCTGGATTCCTTTCTTCATCACTGAGCTCATTGTGCCGCTGTGCTCCTGTGACATCCCTCCCATTCTGAAGAGCATCTTCCTGTGGCTTGGCTACTCCAACTCCTTCTTCAATCCCCTCATATACACTGCCTTTAATAAGAACTACAATAACGCCCTGAGGAATCTCTTCTCTCGCCAGCGCTGA